The proteins below are encoded in one region of Aestuariivirga litoralis:
- a CDS encoding NADPH-dependent FMN reductase has translation MSGSLRTGSTNTALLEAARLLAPSGVSITLWNGQGALPQFNPDLESAVPTVVQEFRDLVGTADGLLIACPEYARGLPGAFKNALDWLVGGETFVRKPFVQWNASPRASEAQKSLRLVLETMSGIHIDEAALALPLIKQEVTAESIAAHPEWAPQIRDALAAFIARLQTPAP, from the coding sequence ATGAGCGGCAGCCTGCGCACAGGCTCGACCAATACCGCCTTGCTGGAAGCTGCGCGCCTACTGGCCCCGTCCGGTGTGAGCATCACGCTATGGAACGGCCAAGGCGCGCTGCCGCAGTTCAATCCCGATCTGGAAAGCGCTGTTCCCACCGTCGTGCAAGAGTTCCGCGATCTCGTGGGCACAGCCGATGGCCTGCTCATTGCGTGCCCGGAATATGCGCGTGGCCTTCCGGGCGCGTTCAAGAACGCGCTCGACTGGCTGGTCGGTGGCGAGACTTTCGTACGCAAGCCCTTCGTGCAATGGAATGCCTCGCCCCGCGCGTCTGAAGCGCAGAAATCGCTGCGGCTGGTGCTGGAAACCATGTCCGGCATTCACATCGATGAAGCCGCGCTGGCGCTGCCGCTGATCAAGCAGGAGGTGACGGCAGAGAGCATCGCCGCACATCCTGAATGGGCGCCTCAGATCCGCGATGCCCTTGCGGCTTTCATCGCGCGTCTGCAAACACCCGCGCCTTGA
- the pdeM gene encoding ligase-associated DNA damage response endonuclease PdeM gives MPKAHTIALGGLSLMPDLSGVLHVPELETLIISDLHLEQGTSLARRGIRVPPFDTAMTLTLLEGVVKRFKPQRLVFLGDSFHDGDGENRLEDELLVRLSTLTGAHDTFWICGNHDPLPPQKLPGHAADHIILGPLMLRHEPGRLGDGELEICGHLHPGCGVSHRGRRVYGKCFIADGRRLIMPAFGAYTGALPVHSKPYAGLFNHDETSVWMLGREQIYKFPFSRTG, from the coding sequence TTGCCTAAAGCCCACACGATTGCGCTGGGCGGACTGTCCCTCATGCCTGATTTGTCCGGCGTGCTGCATGTGCCTGAGCTTGAAACGCTGATCATTTCTGATTTGCATCTGGAACAGGGCACTTCATTGGCGCGGCGCGGCATCCGCGTGCCACCCTTTGATACGGCGATGACACTGACGCTGCTGGAAGGCGTGGTGAAGCGCTTCAAGCCGCAGCGCCTGGTGTTCCTCGGCGACAGTTTCCACGATGGCGATGGCGAGAACCGTCTGGAAGATGAATTGCTCGTCCGGCTTTCAACGCTCACCGGCGCGCATGACACATTCTGGATTTGCGGCAACCACGATCCTCTGCCGCCGCAGAAACTGCCGGGCCATGCGGCGGATCACATCATTCTTGGGCCGTTGATGTTGCGTCACGAGCCAGGACGGCTGGGCGACGGCGAACTGGAAATCTGTGGCCACCTCCATCCCGGCTGTGGTGTCTCGCATCGGGGCCGCAGGGTCTACGGCAAATGCTTCATCGCCGATGGCCGCCGCCTGATCATGCCTGCCTTCGGGGCCTATACCGGCGCACTGCCGGTGCATTCCAAGCCCTATGCCGGCCTGTTCAACCACGATGAAACCAGCGTGTGGATGCTGGGCCGCGAGCAGATCTACAAATTCCCGTTCAGCCGGACGGGATAG
- a CDS encoding peptidoglycan-binding protein, whose product MKPGVPWSIKGVEPGLREAAKSAARRSGMTLGEWLNSAINEQAESYDDTPEETPRGRTMTGSKRFDGAQPPHPIERAASKLEDIAEKLSRLPFVETAGAYNANAQVDSQVNFAKILSRVDSHERQTVEAFSAVNERLANISKQVTRHQPPPVPKFEETPSYQALEKAVRNIIEHLDVSDKRIRENMKTLQDQMSSRLSGTGSDQMLRQAPAFSQLETRLTELARKLDQPVQNPGDQLRGEIEQLANRIDTVRESSEQLASRAQTQAVQTAQSELRAIEGRLIGLLNEAKQSILANHVGPAELQRFRGEIDKLNSRIDDAAKNAATDRDVSALKVAVEQLTSRVTAGGDSKPLAELDRRIIEIAQKLERAEQQGLGGSMASEVERRFAELDQRLSQGHAPAGDNPKLREMDERLARTEQQLTHLDTIERAIAQLYEAFEESRKAPQAAYAANAEGIDLPPASVSGSPEIVALENGLKAVREAAENADTRNQETLEAVHETLEQIVSKLAELETAAIGQRVGAAVAPQAAAALDNPFERPEEKLGRNPFADEEPEVKLELEKPAKTEGEASNPFETEAAATSSPAGGISDLIAAARRLHQANNAQPSQLSSIVPGRGNKTAAKTSKGFTLPFMGGGDKAKSAKPAGKAGALKAANSNEGGKRRLVVLGLLLLAVATFATTNMLSRVHTQQNAKPVAIEQQATPPVSNEAPMVDSQAGQTSQIPAPSGQVPSLAAPDQGVPPLPEPAPMVQGQQSDASDQMLQIDPITTGAISPATKKGVDINATATAALDAAVGPQKLREAATAGDNTAQFIVATHYLNGDTTGQDYNKAAYWYGKAATAGLAPAQYRLATLYERGTGVDKNLSTALAWYEKAGTMGNVKAMHNAAVLAAGTDAGGPDYNKAFKWFSLAAAHGLKDSEFNLAVLMERGLGTKQDVNEALFWYMAAASQDDVDAKARVKVLSKSMSPTIVDAVKQRFTTWVPTKAPDAANVVAVNDAQWNPAPAKASANKQSMNDNPNDAAKKLLDQLGYRVGTLDGALDAKTSNAIKLFQIREGMKATGKVTPDLLSAMQDRVG is encoded by the coding sequence TGCCTTTTGTAGAAACTGCAGGTGCGTATAACGCCAACGCGCAAGTGGACAGTCAGGTCAACTTCGCCAAGATCCTGAGCCGCGTGGATTCGCACGAGCGCCAGACAGTGGAAGCCTTCAGCGCCGTCAATGAGCGCCTGGCCAATATCAGCAAGCAGGTGACGCGCCACCAGCCGCCGCCGGTTCCGAAGTTTGAAGAAACGCCGTCTTACCAGGCATTGGAAAAGGCTGTGCGCAACATCATCGAGCATCTCGATGTGTCCGACAAGCGCATCCGCGAAAACATGAAGACGCTGCAGGACCAGATGTCCTCGCGCCTTAGCGGCACAGGCAGCGACCAGATGCTGCGCCAGGCTCCGGCCTTCAGCCAGCTTGAAACCCGCCTGACGGAATTGGCCCGCAAGCTGGACCAACCGGTGCAAAATCCGGGTGACCAGCTCCGCGGCGAAATTGAACAATTGGCCAACCGCATCGACACGGTGCGTGAATCTTCCGAGCAATTGGCCAGCCGCGCCCAGACGCAAGCCGTGCAGACCGCCCAAAGTGAATTGCGCGCCATTGAAGGCCGCCTGATTGGCCTGCTCAATGAAGCCAAACAAAGCATTCTCGCCAATCATGTGGGCCCTGCCGAGTTGCAGCGCTTCCGTGGCGAGATCGACAAGTTGAATTCGCGCATTGACGATGCTGCCAAGAATGCCGCAACGGACCGCGATGTCAGCGCGCTCAAGGTGGCCGTTGAACAACTCACCAGCCGGGTGACGGCAGGTGGCGATTCAAAGCCGCTGGCTGAACTTGACCGCCGCATTATTGAGATTGCCCAGAAACTTGAACGCGCCGAACAGCAAGGCCTGGGCGGCAGCATGGCATCTGAAGTCGAGCGCCGCTTTGCCGAGTTGGATCAGCGCCTGTCACAGGGCCATGCGCCCGCCGGCGATAATCCGAAGCTGCGCGAGATGGACGAACGCCTGGCGCGCACTGAGCAGCAGCTGACGCATCTCGACACGATCGAGCGCGCCATTGCGCAGCTCTACGAAGCGTTTGAGGAAAGCCGCAAGGCTCCGCAGGCTGCCTATGCTGCTAACGCTGAAGGCATTGATCTGCCGCCAGCGTCCGTTTCTGGTTCGCCGGAAATCGTGGCGCTTGAGAACGGCTTGAAGGCCGTGCGCGAAGCCGCCGAAAATGCCGACACCCGCAACCAGGAAACCCTGGAAGCCGTGCATGAAACGCTGGAGCAGATCGTCTCCAAGCTGGCGGAACTTGAAACTGCCGCCATCGGCCAGCGCGTAGGCGCAGCTGTGGCTCCGCAGGCCGCTGCCGCATTGGACAACCCGTTTGAGCGCCCGGAAGAAAAGCTGGGCCGCAATCCGTTTGCGGATGAAGAACCAGAGGTGAAGCTGGAGCTTGAAAAGCCGGCGAAAACCGAAGGCGAAGCCAGCAATCCTTTCGAAACGGAAGCTGCCGCTACCAGCTCACCGGCTGGCGGGATCAGCGATCTGATTGCCGCGGCACGCCGTCTCCATCAGGCCAACAATGCCCAGCCTTCTCAGCTTTCAAGCATCGTTCCGGGCAGGGGCAACAAGACTGCAGCGAAGACCAGCAAGGGCTTTACCCTGCCCTTCATGGGTGGCGGTGACAAAGCCAAATCCGCCAAGCCTGCGGGCAAGGCAGGTGCGCTGAAAGCCGCCAACAGCAATGAAGGCGGCAAGCGCCGCCTCGTGGTGTTGGGCCTGCTGCTTCTCGCCGTTGCCACCTTTGCCACCACCAACATGCTGAGCCGCGTGCATACGCAGCAGAATGCCAAGCCGGTGGCCATCGAACAGCAGGCCACGCCGCCGGTTTCCAACGAAGCCCCGATGGTGGACAGCCAGGCTGGCCAAACTTCGCAGATCCCGGCCCCTTCAGGCCAGGTGCCCAGCCTTGCCGCACCCGACCAGGGCGTACCGCCGCTGCCTGAACCTGCACCCATGGTGCAGGGCCAGCAGAGCGATGCCAGCGACCAGATGCTGCAGATCGACCCGATCACCACCGGCGCCATCTCGCCAGCCACCAAAAAGGGCGTGGACATCAATGCTACCGCCACGGCAGCGCTCGATGCAGCCGTCGGCCCACAGAAACTGCGCGAAGCCGCCACCGCTGGCGACAACACCGCACAATTCATTGTGGCCACGCATTATCTCAATGGTGACACCACCGGGCAGGATTACAACAAGGCTGCCTATTGGTATGGCAAGGCTGCAACTGCGGGCCTGGCGCCTGCGCAATACCGCCTCGCCACGCTTTATGAACGCGGCACCGGCGTTGACAAGAATCTCTCCACCGCCTTGGCCTGGTATGAAAAAGCCGGCACGATGGGCAATGTGAAAGCCATGCATAATGCTGCGGTTCTGGCCGCCGGCACCGATGCTGGAGGGCCTGATTATAACAAGGCGTTCAAGTGGTTCTCGCTCGCTGCTGCACACGGCCTGAAGGACAGCGAGTTCAATCTTGCCGTTCTGATGGAGCGCGGCCTGGGCACCAAGCAGGACGTGAATGAAGCCTTGTTCTGGTACATGGCCGCCGCTTCGCAAGACGACGTGGATGCAAAGGCGCGCGTGAAAGTTCTATCCAAGAGCATGTCACCGACAATCGTTGACGCAGTGAAGCAGCGCTTCACCACCTGGGTTCCCACCAAGGCGCCGGATGCCGCCAACGTTGTGGCCGTCAATGACGCGCAATGGAACCCTGCCCCCGCCAAAGCCTCTGCCAACAAGCAGAGCATGAATGATAACCCGAATGATGCGGCCAAGAAATTGCTGGATCAGTTGGGCTATCGGGTCGGCACGCTGGACGGTGCGCTCGATGCCAAGACATCGAACGCGATCAAGCTGTTCCAGATCCGTGAAGGCATGAAGGCGACTGGCAAGGTAACGCCGGATCTGCTTTCTGCGATGCAGGACCGGGTGGGATAA
- a CDS encoding ligase-associated DNA damage response DEXH box helicase encodes MISLPQNFSDWFEGKGWEPRAHQLEMMQLGLAGKSALLISPTGGGKTLAGFLASLVELAEPHETQGIHTLYVSPLKALAVDIARNLEAPVSEMGLPITIETRTGDTSHAKRQRQRQKPPDILITTPEQVTLMIADPTAAHLLRHLKCVILDELHSIVAQKRGVLLSLALSRLRAHAPEARIMGLSATVADPDALRAWLVPTGSEIAPLVLGRPGAPPRIRILESVEDVPWAGHSSVYAIPEIYEDIKRANMTLLFVNTRSQAELLFQELWNVNEDTLPIALHHGSLDVAQRRKVEAAMAAGKLKAVVATSTLDLGIDWGDVDLVVQVGAPKGSSRLLQRIGRANHRLDESSQALLVPSNRFEVLECVAARGAATEGAQDSEYPMTKKLDVLAQHVIACACSGPFFPDDLFAEVKSAFTYRNLKRERFDQVLDYVATGGYALKSYERYAKLKVDAQGRYSIAHPQLVLRYKMNMGTIVGSEMMKIRLASIRRLAGKRIMTGGRVLGEVEEYFLSQLAVGDTFAFAGEILRFEGMDEFGGLTTRSQSKDVKVPSYNGGKFPLSTYLADRVRNILADKSQWQFLPPQIRDWLSLQSWASTTPNANQMLVETFPRHDKHYMVCYPFEGRLAQQTLGMLLTRRLERWGARPLGFIASEYALVIWMVSDLSLMIQTGRISLAKLFDEDMLGDDLEAWLAESNMMRSAFRNCAIISGLVERNSPGKEKTARQVTVNTNLIFDALRSHQPDHILLRAAWDDAADGLINLQRLGAMLKRIRGQILYKVLDRVSPLSVPILLDISRESIQGEGDDALLAEAERELEQEASRLA; translated from the coding sequence ATGATTTCTCTGCCGCAAAATTTCAGTGACTGGTTCGAAGGCAAAGGCTGGGAGCCGCGCGCCCACCAGCTGGAAATGATGCAGCTGGGCCTTGCGGGCAAAAGCGCTTTGTTGATTTCCCCCACCGGCGGCGGCAAGACGCTGGCGGGCTTTCTGGCCTCGCTGGTGGAACTGGCCGAACCACATGAGACGCAAGGCATCCACACGCTCTATGTCTCACCGCTGAAGGCGCTGGCGGTGGATATCGCCCGCAACCTCGAAGCGCCGGTTTCTGAAATGGGCCTGCCCATCACGATTGAAACCCGCACCGGTGATACGTCGCACGCCAAGCGCCAGCGCCAGCGCCAGAAACCGCCGGACATTCTGATCACCACGCCGGAACAAGTCACGCTGATGATCGCCGATCCAACAGCCGCACATCTGCTGCGGCATCTGAAATGCGTGATCCTCGACGAGCTTCATTCCATCGTCGCGCAAAAGCGTGGCGTGCTGTTGTCACTCGCTCTGTCGCGCCTGCGCGCCCATGCGCCAGAAGCACGCATCATGGGGCTTTCCGCTACCGTCGCTGATCCTGATGCCTTGCGTGCCTGGCTGGTGCCCACCGGTTCTGAAATCGCCCCGCTGGTGCTGGGACGACCGGGTGCTCCGCCGCGCATCCGCATTCTGGAATCGGTGGAGGATGTGCCTTGGGCCGGTCACTCCTCCGTCTATGCCATTCCGGAAATCTATGAAGACATCAAGCGCGCCAACATGACGCTGCTGTTCGTCAACACGCGTTCGCAGGCGGAATTGCTGTTCCAGGAATTGTGGAACGTGAACGAAGACACGCTGCCCATCGCACTTCACCACGGCTCGCTCGACGTGGCGCAGCGGCGCAAGGTGGAGGCGGCGATGGCGGCGGGCAAGTTGAAAGCCGTGGTCGCCACCTCTACGCTGGATCTGGGCATTGACTGGGGTGATGTCGATCTGGTGGTGCAAGTGGGCGCACCCAAAGGCTCCAGCCGCCTCTTGCAGCGCATCGGCCGCGCCAATCACCGGCTGGATGAATCAAGCCAGGCGCTGCTGGTGCCGTCCAATCGCTTCGAGGTTCTCGAATGTGTGGCGGCGCGCGGTGCCGCCACAGAAGGCGCGCAGGATTCAGAATATCCGATGACCAAGAAGCTCGACGTGCTGGCCCAGCATGTCATCGCTTGCGCCTGTTCTGGGCCATTTTTTCCGGATGACCTTTTTGCCGAAGTGAAATCCGCCTTCACCTATCGCAACCTGAAGCGCGAGCGTTTCGATCAGGTTCTGGATTACGTCGCCACCGGCGGTTACGCGCTGAAATCCTATGAGCGCTATGCGAAACTGAAGGTCGATGCGCAGGGCCGCTACAGCATTGCCCATCCGCAATTGGTGCTGCGCTACAAAATGAATATGGGCACCATCGTCGGCAGCGAGATGATGAAGATCAGACTGGCTTCCATCCGAAGGTTGGCCGGCAAGCGCATCATGACCGGCGGTCGCGTGCTGGGCGAGGTCGAAGAATATTTCCTCAGCCAGCTGGCGGTGGGCGACACATTTGCTTTCGCCGGAGAAATCCTCCGCTTCGAAGGCATGGATGAATTCGGCGGGCTCACCACGCGTTCACAAAGCAAAGATGTAAAAGTGCCGTCTTACAATGGCGGCAAGTTCCCGCTCTCGACTTACCTCGCCGATAGAGTGCGCAACATCCTGGCTGATAAATCGCAATGGCAATTCCTGCCGCCGCAAATCCGCGACTGGCTCAGCTTGCAAAGCTGGGCCTCCACCACACCCAATGCCAATCAGATGCTGGTCGAAACCTTTCCGCGCCACGACAAGCATTACATGGTCTGCTATCCGTTTGAGGGCCGCCTCGCGCAGCAAACATTGGGGATGCTGCTCACCCGCCGCCTCGAACGCTGGGGCGCAAGGCCGCTGGGCTTCATCGCGTCGGAATATGCTCTGGTGATCTGGATGGTGAGTGATCTCTCCTTGATGATCCAAACTGGCCGCATCTCGCTCGCCAAGCTGTTCGATGAAGACATGCTGGGGGATGATCTTGAAGCCTGGCTGGCGGAGAGCAATATGATGCGTTCCGCCTTCCGCAATTGCGCCATCATTTCCGGGCTGGTGGAGCGCAATTCACCCGGCAAGGAAAAGACGGCAAGGCAAGTGACGGTCAACACCAATCTCATTTTCGATGCGCTGCGCTCGCACCAGCCCGATCATATCCTGCTGCGCGCGGCCTGGGATGATGCCGCTGATGGCCTGATCAATCTGCAGCGCCTGGGCGCCATGCTGAAGCGCATCCGCGGGCAGATCCTGTACAAGGTGCTGGACCGCGTATCGCCTCTGTCTGTGCCCATCCTGCTCGACATCAGCCGCGAATCGATTCAAGGGGAGGGCGATGATGCCCTTCTCGCCGAAGCCGAGAGAGAGCTGGAACAGGAAGCCAGCCGCCTTGCCTAA
- a CDS encoding MATE family efflux transporter — MTKTEKFRNSCRMSLAPTTAITHRTILTIAVPIMLSNVTEPLIGVVNTSVVGQLPEASLIGGVAVGGLIFSFLFWGFGFLRLSTSGLSAQALGAGKPEAVAQVIGRSLLLGVFIGLVLLALAPVIGPTAISLMGGSPEVRSAATEYFSWRIFSSPAALANFAILGWFVGQGRSLSAFVVQALLNITNMVLSVVLVLHFHLGISGVGAAALVAEYAGLGFGIYMASRRLKALEHGIAWRGLFDLATLKPLLVANADIMVRTLCLLFAFAWFTAHGARSGNIIIAANAVLLNFFEVSAYLIDGFAYAAEALVGQAIGAQDKVRYSKAISLGTLWAMGFGLLASLITLIAGPFFIDLMSVNEEVRATARLYLPWVVATPVLGAACFLFDGIFTGALATRDMRNMMVLALAIYLPASVLLEKAYQNHGLWMGLCLFFLARSVLFAWRLPAIKARVFADAR; from the coding sequence TTGACGAAAACGGAGAAGTTCCGCAACTCGTGTCGCATGAGTTTAGCGCCCACCACAGCCATCACGCACCGGACAATCCTGACCATCGCCGTGCCCATCATGCTGTCTAATGTGACGGAGCCGCTGATCGGCGTGGTCAATACGAGCGTGGTCGGGCAGCTGCCGGAGGCCTCGCTGATCGGCGGCGTGGCGGTGGGCGGGCTGATTTTCTCGTTCCTGTTCTGGGGTTTTGGCTTCCTGCGCCTCTCGACCAGCGGGCTTTCAGCGCAGGCGCTAGGGGCGGGCAAGCCGGAAGCGGTGGCACAGGTGATCGGGCGTAGCTTGCTGCTGGGCGTCTTCATCGGGCTGGTGTTGTTGGCGCTGGCACCGGTGATCGGGCCCACAGCCATCAGCCTGATGGGCGGTTCGCCCGAAGTACGCTCGGCGGCCACGGAATATTTCAGCTGGCGCATTTTCTCATCACCGGCTGCGCTGGCGAATTTTGCCATTCTCGGCTGGTTCGTGGGGCAAGGCCGCAGCCTTTCGGCATTCGTCGTGCAGGCTTTACTCAATATCACCAACATGGTGCTGAGCGTGGTGCTGGTGCTGCATTTTCACCTGGGCATTTCCGGCGTGGGTGCTGCGGCCCTCGTGGCGGAATATGCGGGGCTGGGTTTCGGCATTTACATGGCCAGCCGCCGCCTCAAGGCTTTGGAGCATGGCATCGCGTGGCGCGGGCTCTTTGATCTGGCCACGTTGAAGCCGTTACTGGTGGCCAATGCCGATATCATGGTGCGCACGCTGTGTTTGCTGTTCGCTTTTGCCTGGTTCACCGCGCATGGTGCACGCAGTGGCAACATCATCATTGCGGCCAATGCGGTGCTGCTGAATTTCTTTGAAGTGTCGGCGTATCTGATTGATGGCTTTGCCTATGCGGCCGAAGCGCTTGTCGGCCAGGCGATCGGCGCGCAGGACAAGGTGCGATACTCAAAAGCGATTTCGCTCGGCACGCTGTGGGCGATGGGTTTTGGCCTGCTGGCCTCGCTGATCACGCTCATAGCCGGGCCGTTCTTCATTGATCTGATGAGCGTGAATGAAGAGGTCCGGGCCACGGCGCGGCTCTATTTGCCCTGGGTGGTGGCCACGCCGGTTCTGGGCGCGGCGTGCTTTCTGTTTGATGGGATATTCACGGGAGCACTAGCCACGCGCGACATGCGCAACATGATGGTGCTGGCGCTGGCGATCTATCTGCCGGCCTCGGTGTTGTTGGAAAAGGCGTATCAGAACCACGGGCTGTGGATGGGGTTGTGCCTGTTCTTCCTCGCCCGCAGCGTGCTGTTCGCGTGGCGGTTGCCGGCGATCAAGGCGCGGGTGTTTGCAGACGCGCGATGA